From Eubalaena glacialis isolate mEubGla1 chromosome 5, mEubGla1.1.hap2.+ XY, whole genome shotgun sequence, one genomic window encodes:
- the LOC133092281 gene encoding ragulator complex protein LAMTOR5-like has protein sequence MEATLKQRLEETVKNPSTVGVLCTGSQALDLGCCRALSDEHAGAIFVPAQQAAELTSAPTDIPMVCLESGNIIMI, from the coding sequence ATGGAGGCGACCTTGAAGCAGCGCCTGGAGGAAACAGTGAAGAATCCATCCACTGTTGGAGTCCTGTGCACAGGTTCACAAGCACTCGATCTGGGCTGCTGCAGAGCCCTGTCAGATGAGCATGCTGGGGCGATATTTGTTCCAGCCCAGCAAGCAGCTGAGCTGACCTCGGCCCCCACTGATATTCCTATGGTGTGTCTAGAATCAGGGAACATTATCATGATCTAG